One Streptomyces sp. NBC_01237 genomic region harbors:
- a CDS encoding LuxR C-terminal-related transcriptional regulator, producing the protein MQDDQSLPPVCDCRESTPDRPMPERPCETALTTYRRALLEGSLPRGEVAGCLRALHLMVADRESPGFMIPVPPETASFAALAPIEEAILEQRRTLRSARAALAAFEGLYADVHRLQQPALTRLSGHAVISKALEAGVGGCREEVRTAHPGGGRPAHILQESLPRDLNNLRRGIRQRTIYQHTVRSDRTTLAYIEQVTEAGAEVRTLTEVADRIIVFDRDLAFIPFSDEPHNALRIQHPPLVRFLVRHFDEAWARSVPVRPERAPLRTSVITSDLQRAILQAVVNGETDAAIARRIGMSRRSVAEHMRKVSEQLGSNSRAQLGYLVATSGLLDG; encoded by the coding sequence GTGCAGGACGATCAATCCCTCCCACCGGTATGTGATTGCCGCGAATCGACGCCGGACCGCCCGATGCCGGAGCGGCCCTGCGAGACGGCACTCACGACCTACCGGCGCGCGCTCCTGGAGGGAAGCCTTCCGCGGGGCGAGGTGGCCGGCTGTCTGCGCGCCCTGCATCTGATGGTGGCCGACCGGGAATCACCGGGCTTCATGATCCCCGTGCCGCCGGAGACCGCGTCGTTCGCCGCGCTCGCCCCCATCGAGGAGGCGATCCTCGAACAGCGCCGCACCCTGCGCTCGGCGCGCGCCGCCCTCGCCGCCTTCGAGGGCCTGTACGCCGATGTGCACCGGCTCCAACAGCCCGCCCTCACCCGGCTCTCCGGACACGCCGTCATCAGCAAGGCCCTCGAAGCGGGAGTCGGCGGCTGCCGCGAGGAGGTGCGCACCGCGCACCCGGGCGGCGGCCGTCCCGCGCACATCCTCCAGGAGTCGCTGCCCCGGGACCTGAACAACCTGCGGCGCGGCATCCGGCAGCGCACGATCTACCAGCACACCGTCCGCTCGGACCGCACGACGCTCGCGTACATCGAGCAGGTGACCGAGGCGGGGGCCGAGGTCAGGACGCTCACCGAGGTCGCCGACCGGATCATCGTGTTCGACCGCGACCTCGCGTTCATCCCGTTCTCCGACGAACCGCACAACGCGCTGCGCATCCAGCACCCGCCCCTGGTCCGCTTCCTGGTCCGGCACTTCGACGAGGCATGGGCCCGCTCGGTCCCCGTCCGCCCCGAACGCGCACCGCTGCGCACCTCCGTCATCACCTCCGACCTCCAGCGCGCGATCCTGCAGGCGGTCGTCAACGGCGAGACGGACGCGGCGATCGCCCGGCGCATCGGCATGAGCAGGCGCAGCGTCGCCGAGCACATGCGCAAGGTCTCCGAGCAACTGGGCAGCAACAGCCGCGCCCAGCTCGGCTATCTGGTCGCGACCTCGGGCCTGCTGGACGGCTGA